The Capricornis sumatraensis isolate serow.1 chromosome 20, serow.2, whole genome shotgun sequence genome contains the following window.
cagagtcggacacgattgaagcggcttagcagcagcagcagcagaccttcaGTGAGATTCCACAAGCCTAAAATAAGGGTGGGGATCCGCTCAGACTGAAAAGGTCGACCTGGTTGTGCGTCAGGGCAATGACATGAGGCCCTGGTGCTGGGCGAGGGCCCTTGTTCTGCCCTGGGACCCAGACCGTGGCAGGAGGGCTTCATCAGCACCTTCTGTGATTGCATTGCACTGTGCCTCGCCTGGAAACTACGTGTAACTGTCACAAAGCCCAGTCTTCTGTCTCCTTCTGTTTTGAATTCCTGATTGTGACTTAAACTTGGTTTTCATTGAGCCATACTAAGCCAACTCAAACCGAGCATTTTTTAACATCTTTCATAGGCCTGAAGCGGCCCAGCCAGCATTCCAAGGCCTGGGGCCTGGTTTCTCGGGGTACACGACCTACGGGTGGCTGCAGCTCTCCTGGTTCCAGCAGATGTACGCGCGGCAGTACTACATGCAGTAGTGAGTGTTTCCCCGCCATGCTGGGTGTGGCCAGGGCTCCCAGGAGCGGAAGAGCTCACGCCCATGTTTCCTGTAAAGCCAGAAGTGGAGGGCTGAGTGTGTTTTCGTTATTATCTGCAGAGCCCTGGTGTGTCTGGTTCTGTGGGTGGACAGTGTAAATGGTAACTACCAACTTGTGTATTGACACAGGTGTGCTTGTGTGTGATCCATGGTTTGATGACTGTGGAGAATACgttccttccttttcaatttgtGGTGTCTTTAATGGTTTAAGAGATTTTTCATTTACTATTGCACTGTACTTTCATGATAGCCTTGGTGTTTAATTCCAGACGAAATTTACCAAGTGGCTTCCCTTAGGAGCAGAAAAGCTTTTAAAGATATGATTGCTAGTAAAGAAGTTCTTTGCTAAGTTAAAGGAAATCGGCATTTGTACATCCCTGCTTATAATTCTTAGTAGTAAAAGATGTAAAGGAGATGATGAGAGCCAGCCTTCAGGATGCCTCGCTCTCAACAGTATCTGCCTCTTGTTTTTGTCTTAGCTTAGCCGCCACTGCTGCATCAGGGGCTTTTGTCCCCGCACCAGGTGCGCAAGAGATACCTGTGGTCACTGCACCTACTCCAGCCCCGATCCACAACCAATTTCCAGCTGAAAACCAGCCTGCCAATCAGAACGCTGCTCCACAAGTGGTGGTTAACCCTGGGGCCAATCAGAATCTGCGGATGAATGCTCAAGGAGGCCCCATTGTGGAAGAGGATGACGAGATAAACCGAGATTGGTTGGACTGGACCTACTCAGCCGCCACGTTTTCCGTGTTTCTCAGCATCCTCTACTTCTACTCCTCCCTGAGCCGATTCCTCATGGTCATGGGGGCCACCGTGGTTATGTACCTGTAAGCAGATGATTTCGCTTTTATTCCCTCTTTACTGCAAACTACACTATGTGGTGACTCAAACCAAGTACAGACTTGCCTCTTCTGAGCAGTTTCAGTCAATAATTCAGGAGGTATATTTAATAAGTCATTCTGGCATTTTCAGTGTAAAGAATCGACGGCTTGGTTGTGCATTGCCGACGATGCAGTTACATCTGTGTTGATACAAGAAcaacattctcttcttttcctctagtTAAGctacctgccaggcttctttccaTACTGGGGCATGGAAAGAAAAATTGTGTTTATGTTGAATAAGAACATATTTGTCTTTTCCCAGGCTACAGCTGCCTCCTAGGATGAAGGCCACTGGCTGTGGCATAATCTTAAAGAGGCAGGGGACTGTTGCGGGCCTGGCATTTGGCTGTATCCATGGTGCTAGTAGTTCTCAGCCAGAATGGTCTTACATTCCCTCTAAGCCTAACCCTTACCCGCAAGCGTTTGGCAGTGTCTGGGGACATCGTTAACTCTCAGCAGGGATGATGGGGCGAGGTGGTTCTACTAGCATCTAGTTGATAGCTGCTAAACCTCCTACAGTATGCAGTTCAGCCCCTCAGTAAACACCCAGCCTGGGACATCAGCAGTGCCGAAGTGGGGAGACCCTGGCCTGGAGTGATACATCCTTATTTGTGGTGAAAACTGACTGAAAACAATTTTCCTCTATaggaaaaatggatttttttagttttagaaaatcttaaaaaagaaatatttagaaaaatgcatTCAGTACTCACACCCAGTTATAATCATGGTTAATATTTTGTCATGTTTGCTTCAATACTTGGATTTAAGTGGATTTTCCAGATAAAACTTTTAGGTAATTTTTTGAATTCTGTAGTATGTAGAATCATATATTTAGGTGACTAAGTCTAGGTCTTATTAGTGTGTTAGGACATAGAGTCACAGCCGTGtgtgtatttcttcttttcctctctgttcaAGTTTTCAAGTGTAAGGTTTAGCTCAGGTGAGCAAGAATGTATCGAGCGCATACTGTGTACCAAGTGCTCTTTATGTTGCTGGGTGCACGGTGATGAATCAGGCATGGTTTCCATAGTGACCATCGAGACCCTCGCATTCCACCTGGCCTGCTAGAATGCGTCTGCAAATGGGTCTGGCTTCAAGCTTCTAATCGCATCCTGTTTTGATGAGAGGAGGGGAGCGAGGGGGACCTCATCTCATCAAGAGGGCCCTTAAATTCTTGAGTACATCTCACTCTCTTCACTAAGATGGACTTAATGTGCTTCCTTCGAAGGCATCACGTCGGGTGGTTTCCGTTTCGGCAGAGGCCAGTTCAGAACTTCCCGAATGATGGTGGTCCTCAGGAGGCTGTGAATCAAGACCCCAACAATAACTTCCAGGTATGGAGCCCAGAGAGCCCGGTGTGAAGTGCCAGGCCCAGGAGTCCTTCAGCTCTAAATACCTTGtggtttttcccattttattagactaaatatttcaagattttttccAATTTATTCTTAGAGCAGtagctatttttaaaacactgtcacAAAATCTGTCAGGTCTTTTTGTTATGTGGCAGTTTGCATTTTGGGACATGTAAATGGATTTTGAAATTCACTATTTTGAGTGTTCATGCTCAGTAACAATGTATTATACCATGGAAACTGCTAATGGAGAGTTATTCTAATTAAGAGTTAGGAACATGTGCCTGTCTCTCTCACAGAATAGGTTTCTTGGAAAATAACATACAGAAATAGGATTTCTATAAGGCAATATAATGcgcaatcctaaaggagattctttttcatataaaGTATCACTGTAGTATCTGTTTTTAGAATCCTGTGTTTCCAGtttcagttgctttttttttaaactcggAGCACTGCCAAAGTTAGAAAAATATCCACGTTTAATGAGTGTCAAGCTTAATTACTAACTTAATAATAGTTGAAGATCTAGTTACTTCATTTGATACTGTGGCCAGGGATACTGAAAACCAGGAGCGCGTTCAGCACAGTTgtgctctggaggctggaggaggagctCCGTCCAGCGTGGGACATCATCCCCGGCGTCCTGCCTGCGTCACTTGGTTTATGGGCAGGGACCCAGGGAGTCACTCTGCCCTTGCCTAATGTTACTGGGTGCTTGTCACAGTCCTAATTGTTTTCTCCTTGTGGTTTATTCCCTACAGGGGGCCCCTGATCCTGAAAGTGAAGATCCCAGCCACCTCCCTCCGGACAGGGATGTACGAGGTGACGAGCAGACCAGCCCTTCATTTATGAGCACAGCCTGGCTTGTCTTCAAGACTTTCTTTGCCTCTCTCCTTCCAGAAGGCCCTCCAGCCATAGCAAACTGACGGTGTTTCCTCTCTGGCTGCTGGAGGCTTTGACAGGCGTGGACTGGATCATCTGATGCTGGCTCGATTTCCTTACCTGGACGTGGCGGTGGCACAGAAATAGTATAAGAATCTACAAAGAGGATGATATGCTTTTGTGATTAAGCAAAAGCAGTAAGTAAGACATGAAGCCATGATACAATTGATGAACACAAAATGCCTACAGGCTTCTCATGTCTTTGTTCTGAAGAGCTTTAATATATACTGTTGTAGTTTAATAGGCATTGTAAGTAGAAGGCATTAGTTTCGCATGTTTATGCCTGAGGAACTTTTCCagatgtgtgtgtctgcatgagTGTTTGTACATAGATGTCATAGACGCAGAAATGGTTCTGCTGGTACGATTTGATTCCTGTTGGAATGTTTAAATTACACTAAGTGTACTACTTTATATAATCAATGAAATTGCTAGACATGTTTTAGCAGGACTTTTCTAGGAAAGACTTATgtataattgctttttaaaatgcagtgctTTACTTTAAACCAAGAGGAGCTGTGCAGAGGTGAAAACCTTTGCTGGGTTTTCTGTTCAATAAAGTTTTACTATGAAGGACCCTGGCGGAGACTCCTGTCATCTCGGTTGTTTACTCCGCGTCTGTCGTCACTGGGTGGTCAGCAGTTGAGTTGCCGATTTTTGAGTAACCTGAATGTTTTGCAACCTGAATTCTTTTTATAAAAGGACCATTTGTACTGTTTAAAAAGATAGGGTAAAGCCACGGAAGTTTTAACGCACTGAGATTATGCCTGTGTTTGCCCTGCACTCCCCATTTCCTGATTTAAATAATATTGGCTTATGTTGTAACCCATCAGCTCTAAATTCCCCCAATTTAAAGTTAGTGGCTTTGCTCTCTCTCCCgcgcgctggggcgctcttctccttctgtctttagATCAATGTGCCCTCATGCCTCGAAGATGGGTTTTCCTGCTATctcctaaataaaatagagctgaaactctgatttgttggagagctataacacagtctatCCAAGATCTGAGAGCTGTGACTTGCTGAGGGGCCTTTAATGTCAGTCACTCCAAAtgtttgttgtgacgagacaaagaattgAGGAACATATACTCGCGTGACATCTATGGTGCCGTGACTCAGatataacctggctgaaacaacctccgtgtggaagaggccaagcacagccGGAGCCCAACTCAGCGAAGCTCCCATGGTAGAGGCGGAACACGAAGAAAATCCAGCGCAGGGGAAGGCCCGTCGTGCTGGAAACTGGGACAGCGGAAAGCCCACGCGGCCCAGTCTCAGATCCCAGAAGACCTCTAGTTAAGGAAAAGAATGGCTTcctagctggctcagtggtaaagaatctgcctgtcaatgcaggagaccctggagatgcgggtttgatccctgggtcaggcagatctgctggagaagggaatggcaactcacttcagtattctcgcctggaatatcccatggacagaagagcctggagggttacagttgggagagcgggggt
Protein-coding sequences here:
- the HERPUD1 gene encoding homocysteine-responsive endoplasmic reticulum-resident ubiquitin-like domain member 1 protein isoform X2, whose amino-acid sequence is MEPEPEPEPVTLLVKSPNQRHRDLELSAQRSWSVGRLKAHLSRVYPERPHPEDQRLIYSGKLLLDHQCLRDLLPKEKRHVMHLVCNVKSTSKTPEAGAKVAESTEQPTGLNQGQSPGDSSRDGLRQREVLPNPSPSGWENISRPEAAQPAFQGLGPGFSGYTTYGWLQLSWFQQMYARQYYMQYLAATAASGAFVPAPGAQEIPVVTAPTPAPIHNQFPAENQPANQNAAPQVVVNPGANQNLRMNAQGGPIVEEDDEINRDWLDWTYSAATFSVFLSILYFYSSLSRFLMVMGATVVMYLHHVGWFPFRQRPVQNFPNDGGPQEAVNQDPNNNFQGAPDPESEDPSHLPPDRDVRGDEQTSPSFMSTAWLVFKTFFASLLPEGPPAIAN
- the HERPUD1 gene encoding homocysteine-responsive endoplasmic reticulum-resident ubiquitin-like domain member 1 protein isoform X1, giving the protein MEPEPEPEPVTLLVKSPNQRHRDLELSAQRSWSVGRLKAHLSRVYPERPHPEDQRLIYSGKLLLDHQCLRDLLPKQEKRHVMHLVCNVKSTSKTPEAGAKVAESTEQPTGLNQGQSPGDSSRDGLRQREVLPNPSPSGWENISRPEAAQPAFQGLGPGFSGYTTYGWLQLSWFQQMYARQYYMQYLAATAASGAFVPAPGAQEIPVVTAPTPAPIHNQFPAENQPANQNAAPQVVVNPGANQNLRMNAQGGPIVEEDDEINRDWLDWTYSAATFSVFLSILYFYSSLSRFLMVMGATVVMYLHHVGWFPFRQRPVQNFPNDGGPQEAVNQDPNNNFQGAPDPESEDPSHLPPDRDVRGDEQTSPSFMSTAWLVFKTFFASLLPEGPPAIAN